A genomic window from Nocardioides rotundus includes:
- a CDS encoding M1 family metallopeptidase codes for MRPAAWLVLPLLVVPVGCTPPQPEQPEQSAAPLRPAPTGADDPRLDAALSDPVEDPVYPDVGDPGVDALHYRLRLDWDRVRKRLDGRATILMRATMDAPRFQLDLAGPLAPSSVRVDGRPVAFQHRGKDLLIEQRVRADRRYRLRIDYAGRPRPTRSPSTREDVESVGFTLSDRDEVWTIQEPYGAFTWYPVNDHPSDKALYDITVSVQAPWAGVAGGRLTSRREVAGRTVTSYRLDEPAASYLTTLAIGDYRHETDRTASGVPLNYWVPRRFASSWPRVRRTKDAVEWVERRLGPWPFSSAGTLVVDTMSGMETQALITLGNSDYALSDPVLVHEMVHHYFGNQVTPRDWRDLWLSEGITTYLQFVYEAEATGESLDGLMDVQAERDQMLRDEAGPPARFDPDDFASGNVYIPPALMWHEVRRRVGDAAFWQAIRSWPRAYDNGNAGRRQLIAHMERTTGEELSGLFRDWLMSPATPPRT; via the coding sequence GTGAGACCGGCCGCCTGGCTGGTCCTGCCCCTGCTGGTCGTCCCGGTCGGCTGCACGCCCCCGCAGCCGGAGCAGCCCGAGCAGTCCGCCGCCCCGCTCCGACCGGCCCCCACGGGTGCAGACGACCCCCGCCTGGACGCGGCGCTCAGCGACCCGGTCGAGGACCCCGTCTACCCCGACGTGGGCGACCCGGGCGTGGATGCCTTGCACTACCGCCTGCGCCTGGACTGGGACCGGGTGAGGAAGCGGCTCGACGGCCGGGCGACGATCCTGATGCGGGCGACCATGGACGCGCCGCGATTCCAGCTCGACCTCGCCGGCCCGCTCGCCCCGTCCTCGGTCCGGGTGGACGGAAGACCCGTCGCCTTCCAGCACCGCGGCAAGGACCTGCTGATCGAGCAACGGGTGCGGGCAGACCGTCGCTACCGTCTGCGGATCGACTACGCCGGCCGTCCCCGGCCGACGCGCTCGCCCTCGACGCGGGAGGACGTGGAGAGCGTCGGCTTCACCCTCAGCGACCGCGACGAGGTGTGGACCATCCAGGAGCCCTACGGCGCCTTCACCTGGTACCCCGTCAACGACCACCCGTCGGACAAGGCGCTCTACGACATCACCGTCTCCGTGCAGGCGCCGTGGGCCGGGGTCGCCGGCGGCCGGCTGACGTCGCGCCGCGAGGTGGCGGGGCGCACCGTGACGTCGTACCGCCTCGACGAGCCCGCCGCGTCGTACCTCACCACCCTGGCGATCGGCGACTACCGCCACGAGACCGACCGGACCGCCTCGGGTGTGCCGCTCAACTACTGGGTGCCGCGCCGGTTCGCGTCCTCCTGGCCGCGGGTGCGCCGTACCAAGGACGCCGTCGAGTGGGTCGAGCGGCGACTCGGGCCGTGGCCCTTCTCCTCGGCGGGCACGCTGGTCGTCGACACGATGAGCGGGATGGAGACCCAGGCGCTGATCACCCTGGGCAACAGCGACTACGCCCTGTCCGACCCGGTGCTGGTGCACGAGATGGTGCATCACTACTTCGGCAACCAGGTCACGCCCCGGGACTGGCGCGACCTGTGGTTGAGCGAGGGCATCACCACGTATCTGCAGTTCGTCTACGAGGCCGAGGCGACCGGGGAGTCGCTGGACGGGTTGATGGACGTGCAGGCCGAGCGGGACCAGATGCTGCGCGACGAGGCGGGGCCGCCCGCCCGCTTCGACCCCGACGACTTCGCGTCGGGGAACGTCTACATCCCGCCGGCCCTGATGTGGCACGAGGTACGCCGCCGCGTGGGCGACGCGGCCTTCTGGCAGGCGATCCGCAGCTGGCCGCGCGCCTACGACAACGGCAACGCCGGCCGGCGCCAGCTGATCGCCCACATGGAGCGCACCACCGGCGAGGAGCTCTCCGGCCTCTTCCGCGACTGGCTGATGAGTCCGGCCACGCCCCCGCGGACCTGA
- the paaN gene encoding phenylacetic acid degradation protein PaaN — MTDLFARHRDRLDAAVAACATREFHSAFDESPSPRVYGETAAAEGQAAFEALLGGDFPISTPGSDGTVATEKSPYGLPLDVAYPRARDLDALLGASTAGMKAWRDAGPEARVGVCLEILDRLHSRIFELANAVQHTSGQAFVMAFQAGGAHALDRALEAVAYAWVEMTRVPRAARWEKPGKRPITMEKTFTAVPRGVSLVIGCNTFPTWNSWPGLFASLATGNPVVVKPHPGAVLPLAITVQVCQEVLAEAGFDPQLVLLAAEDPADGLAAELAVRPEVRLIDFTGGNAFGDWLEANARHAVVFTEKAGVNTVVVDSTDSFAAMCQNLAFSFALYTGQMCTAPQNVYLPADGIETDEGHKSVAEVAEGIGAGLTQLLDEDARAVELLGGVVNAGVLERLAGAGSRGEVLVPSREVAHPSYPDATVRTPTLVGLSADADAEVYESECFGPVAYLIGTSGTEQSIELFRDTVQRHGAMTASVYSTSPAVVEAMRDAALDAGVALSENLLGAVFVNQSAAFSDFHGTGANPAANASYTDGAFVSPRFRFVQSRRHV; from the coding sequence ATGACCGACCTCTTCGCCCGGCATCGTGACCGTCTGGACGCCGCGGTGGCCGCCTGCGCCACCCGCGAGTTCCACTCCGCCTTCGACGAGTCGCCCTCGCCGCGGGTGTACGGCGAGACCGCCGCCGCGGAGGGCCAGGCGGCCTTCGAGGCGCTGCTGGGCGGGGACTTCCCGATCAGCACCCCCGGCAGTGACGGGACCGTGGCGACCGAGAAGTCGCCGTACGGCCTGCCCTTGGACGTCGCCTATCCCCGCGCGCGCGACCTGGACGCGCTGCTCGGCGCGTCGACCGCGGGCATGAAGGCCTGGCGCGATGCCGGCCCGGAGGCCCGGGTCGGCGTGTGCCTGGAGATCCTGGACCGGCTGCACTCGCGGATCTTCGAGCTCGCCAACGCGGTCCAGCACACCAGCGGCCAGGCGTTCGTCATGGCCTTCCAGGCCGGTGGCGCGCATGCGCTTGACCGAGCGCTGGAGGCGGTCGCCTACGCCTGGGTGGAGATGACCCGGGTGCCGCGGGCCGCGCGGTGGGAGAAGCCGGGCAAGCGCCCGATCACCATGGAGAAGACCTTCACCGCCGTCCCGCGCGGGGTCTCGTTGGTGATCGGCTGCAACACCTTCCCGACGTGGAACTCCTGGCCGGGGCTGTTCGCCTCGCTCGCCACCGGCAACCCGGTCGTGGTCAAGCCGCATCCGGGCGCCGTCCTGCCGCTCGCGATCACGGTGCAGGTCTGCCAGGAGGTGCTCGCCGAGGCGGGCTTCGACCCGCAGCTGGTGCTGCTCGCCGCCGAGGACCCGGCCGACGGGCTCGCGGCCGAGCTGGCGGTGCGTCCTGAGGTGCGGCTGATCGACTTCACCGGCGGCAACGCCTTCGGTGACTGGCTGGAGGCGAACGCGCGGCATGCCGTCGTCTTCACCGAGAAGGCGGGGGTCAACACCGTGGTCGTCGACTCCACCGACTCCTTCGCCGCGATGTGCCAGAACCTGGCGTTCTCCTTCGCGCTCTACACCGGCCAGATGTGCACCGCCCCGCAGAACGTCTACCTGCCCGCCGACGGGATCGAGACCGACGAGGGGCACAAGAGCGTCGCCGAGGTCGCCGAGGGCATCGGCGCCGGCCTGACGCAGCTGCTCGACGAGGACGCCCGTGCCGTGGAGCTGCTCGGCGGGGTGGTCAACGCCGGTGTGCTGGAGCGGCTGGCCGGCGCCGGGTCGCGCGGGGAGGTGCTCGTCCCCTCCCGCGAGGTCGCGCATCCGTCGTACCCCGACGCGACGGTGCGTACGCCGACCCTGGTCGGCCTCTCCGCCGACGCCGATGCGGAGGTCTATGAGTCCGAGTGCTTCGGGCCGGTGGCCTACCTGATCGGCACGTCCGGCACCGAGCAGTCGATCGAGCTCTTCCGCGACACCGTGCAGCGGCACGGCGCGATGACCGCGTCGGTCTACTCCACCTCGCCCGCCGTGGTCGAGGCGATGCGGGACGCGGCCCTGGACGCGGGCGTCGCGCTGAGCGAGAACCTGCTGGGCGCGGTGTTCGTCAACCAGTCCGCGGCCTTCAGCGACTTCCACGGCACCGGCGCCAACCCGGCCGCGAACGCGTCGTACACCGACGGCGCCTTCGTCTCCCCCCGCTTCCGGTTCGTCCAGTCGCGCCGGCACGTGTGA
- a CDS encoding serine/threonine-protein kinase: protein MASPSRLGRYAVRRRIGAGGFATVWLCYDEQLDSPVAVKVLAENWAVDLHVRQRFVEEGRFLRKVESPHVVPVYDAGELDDGRPFLVMAYADQGSLADRLDLAPLEVGQALQVVREVGVGLRALHQRGVLHRDVKPANVLFRSEPRDEQDGPAMVRSMVGDLGLGKSLDMSSRLSMVAGTPAYVAPEQARGDRLDARADLFSLAAVAYLLLAHRPPFQHASLSAASDRALPSEGSGLPPEADAVLRRGLAPDPEDRYDDIAAFVGDLAASLEHVAGADATGQVAWLPTDPDATRVGAPPSPLPSSSPSPPSRSSSETAPAGGSAPTRRSGIGRGWLVAAAVAAVLGVAGGWVLGRQAPADVTVSDENGSLRVTVPGSWNGALGRGEWTPPGSAGSYSALSVGSRRGWQGDPGANGVFLGILPGGSLPVDLPGHPSCTEVQDPINDESAALGPTVTVVNARCAGGSTVFERVIRVADNRLLWVQVQADDRSAATAVLDSVQVSGF, encoded by the coding sequence GTGGCATCACCTTCTCGCCTCGGTCGCTACGCCGTGCGCCGCCGGATCGGCGCGGGGGGCTTCGCCACGGTCTGGCTCTGCTACGACGAGCAGCTGGACTCCCCGGTCGCGGTGAAGGTGCTGGCCGAGAACTGGGCGGTGGACCTGCACGTGCGCCAGCGCTTCGTCGAGGAGGGGCGCTTCCTGCGGAAGGTCGAGTCGCCGCACGTCGTGCCCGTCTACGACGCGGGCGAGCTCGACGACGGGCGGCCGTTCCTGGTGATGGCCTACGCCGACCAGGGGAGTCTGGCCGACCGGCTCGACCTGGCCCCCCTGGAGGTGGGGCAGGCCCTGCAGGTGGTGCGCGAGGTCGGAGTGGGGTTGCGCGCGCTGCACCAACGCGGCGTCCTGCACCGGGACGTGAAGCCGGCCAACGTGCTCTTCCGCTCCGAGCCGCGCGACGAGCAGGACGGCCCGGCGATGGTCCGCTCGATGGTCGGCGACCTGGGGTTGGGCAAGTCGCTGGACATGTCCTCGCGGCTGTCCATGGTGGCCGGCACCCCGGCCTACGTCGCACCCGAACAGGCGCGGGGGGATCGGCTGGACGCCCGCGCCGACCTGTTCTCCCTGGCGGCCGTGGCCTACTTGCTCCTGGCCCACCGCCCGCCGTTCCAGCACGCCTCCCTGTCCGCGGCCTCGGACCGCGCGCTGCCCTCGGAGGGGTCGGGCCTCCCGCCGGAGGCCGACGCCGTGCTGCGACGGGGGTTGGCGCCGGACCCGGAGGATCGGTACGACGACATCGCCGCGTTCGTGGGCGACCTGGCCGCCTCCCTGGAGCACGTCGCGGGCGCCGATGCGACCGGTCAGGTCGCATGGCTCCCGACCGACCCGGATGCGACCCGGGTCGGGGCGCCGCCCTCCCCGCTGCCCTCCTCCTCGCCGTCGCCTCCCTCGCGGTCGAGCTCGGAGACCGCCCCCGCCGGGGGCTCCGCGCCGACGAGGCGGAGCGGGATCGGCCGCGGCTGGCTGGTTGCCGCTGCGGTGGCGGCGGTCCTGGGCGTCGCCGGTGGGTGGGTCCTGGGCCGGCAGGCGCCCGCGGACGTGACGGTAAGCGACGAGAACGGGTCCCTGCGGGTGACGGTCCCGGGGAGCTGGAACGGTGCGCTCGGCCGGGGGGAGTGGACGCCGCCGGGGTCCGCCGGCTCCTACTCGGCTCTGTCGGTCGGGTCGCGCCGGGGCTGGCAGGGCGACCCGGGGGCCAACGGCGTCTTCCTCGGGATCCTGCCCGGAGGCAGCCTGCCCGTGGACCTACCCGGACACCCTTCCTGCACCGAGGTGCAGGACCCGATCAACGACGAGAGCGCGGCCCTCGGGCCGACCGTGACCGTGGTCAACGCACGCTGTGCCGGAGGGTCGACCGTCTTCGAGCGGGTGATCCGCGTGGCCGACAACCGGCTGCTGTGGGTGCAGGTGCAGGCCGACGACCGGTCCGCGGCGACCGCCGTACTCGACTCGGTGCAGGTCTCCGGCTTCTGA
- the paaI gene encoding hydroxyphenylacetyl-CoA thioesterase PaaI, with protein MGVEPGDRTVRLRPPADGSERELVLGLNADHVELLSPMDEDRLAMLESTGRVEVVDVDGEVAGFVVTMPAGTGYDSRLYRWFGERYDDFLYLDRVVIAPGFRRTGVAGAVYDLIEARAGRHGLFALEVNSEPPNEASLAFHRRRGFAQVGEVVDGPKRIAMLTRDAAWPEAVVRMWDEDRASRALGMRLDAVAPGRAVVTMPVREDMVNGHEIGHGGLTFAVADSAFACACNSHGPVTVAAGASIRFRSPVRLGEMLEASATERSREAGRGVYDVVVRADDRVVAVFEGYASELRREER; from the coding sequence GTGGGCGTCGAGCCCGGCGACCGGACGGTGCGCCTGCGGCCGCCGGCCGACGGGTCCGAGCGGGAGCTCGTGCTCGGGCTCAACGCCGACCACGTCGAGCTGCTGTCCCCGATGGACGAGGACCGGCTGGCGATGCTGGAGTCCACCGGCCGCGTCGAGGTGGTCGACGTCGACGGCGAGGTCGCGGGGTTCGTGGTCACGATGCCCGCGGGCACGGGCTACGACTCCCGGCTCTACCGGTGGTTCGGCGAGCGGTACGACGACTTCCTCTACCTCGACCGCGTCGTGATCGCCCCCGGCTTCCGCCGTACTGGCGTGGCCGGCGCGGTCTATGACCTCATCGAGGCACGGGCCGGGCGGCACGGGCTGTTCGCCCTGGAGGTGAACAGCGAGCCGCCGAACGAGGCGAGCCTCGCCTTCCACCGCCGACGCGGGTTCGCGCAGGTGGGCGAGGTGGTCGACGGGCCGAAGCGGATCGCGATGCTGACCCGGGACGCCGCCTGGCCCGAGGCGGTCGTCCGGATGTGGGACGAGGACCGAGCGAGTCGGGCGCTGGGGATGCGCCTGGACGCGGTGGCCCCGGGTCGCGCCGTGGTGACCATGCCGGTGCGGGAGGACATGGTGAACGGGCACGAGATCGGGCACGGCGGGCTGACGTTCGCCGTGGCCGACAGCGCCTTCGCCTGCGCGTGCAACAGCCACGGCCCGGTCACGGTCGCCGCCGGGGCGTCGATCCGGTTCCGCTCCCCGGTGCGCCTGGGCGAGATGCTCGAGGCGAGCGCGACCGAGCGCTCCCGCGAGGCCGGGCGCGGGGTCTACGACGTCGTCGTCCGCGCGGACGACCGGGTGGTCGCGGTCTTCGAGGGCTACGCGTCCGAACTGCGCCGGGAGGAGCGGTGA
- a CDS encoding RNA polymerase sigma factor, with protein sequence MNERQGLSPDAIDDLARRAQAGDQGALEDLLTAVRPRVLNVCRGVLPHVPDAEDAAQEALIAIAGKVGSWGGRGRFTTWMHVVAVSAARSTYRRMKRQALPSDEMHLERADPRTTSVIAGTRLDLLEAMETIERDHPQYVEPLLLRDVYGLSYEEIAQQVGAPLGTVKAQIHHGRKLARPLLRSEG encoded by the coding sequence ATGAACGAGCGGCAGGGGCTCAGCCCCGACGCGATCGACGACCTGGCCAGGCGGGCCCAGGCGGGCGACCAGGGCGCCTTGGAGGACCTGTTGACGGCGGTGCGCCCGCGGGTCCTCAACGTCTGCCGCGGCGTGCTCCCGCATGTCCCCGACGCGGAGGACGCCGCCCAGGAGGCCCTGATCGCGATCGCGGGGAAGGTCGGCTCCTGGGGCGGGCGCGGCCGCTTCACCACCTGGATGCACGTCGTGGCGGTCAGCGCCGCGCGCTCCACCTACCGCCGAATGAAGCGGCAGGCGCTCCCCTCCGACGAGATGCACCTCGAGCGGGCCGACCCGCGCACCACCAGCGTCATCGCCGGCACCCGGCTGGACCTGCTGGAGGCGATGGAGACCATCGAGCGCGACCACCCGCAGTATGTCGAGCCGCTCCTGCTCCGCGACGTCTACGGGCTCAGCTACGAGGAGATCGCGCAACAGGTCGGTGCCCCGCTGGGCACCGTGAAGGCGCAGATCCACCACGGCCGCAAGCTGGCTCGCCCGCTGCTCCGCTCGGAGGGCTGA